A single genomic interval of Camelina sativa cultivar DH55 chromosome 11, Cs, whole genome shotgun sequence harbors:
- the LOC104725003 gene encoding berberine bridge enzyme-like 4 isoform X1 codes for MGISKPLPTISCISFLVLYFSLYCITPISSSSASLLQDEFISCVKTNTHVDFPLETTLFAPAKNVSMFDQVLESTAQNLRFLAKSMPKPGFIFRPIHESQVQASIICSKKLGIHFRVRSGGHDFEAMSFVSRIETPFILIDFSKLRQIDVDIEDNSTWVQAGATLGELYYRIAEKSKVHGFPAGLCTSVGIGGYMTGGGYGSLMRKYGLAGDNVLDVKMVDANGKLLNRTSMGEDLFWALRGGGGASFGIVLAWKIKLVPVPETLTMFTVTKTPKQDPGMKIISKWQRIASKVMEELHIRVEFTAVGNKGNRTVMMSYKGQFLGEKVTLMKVMNKVFPELGLTDLDCTEMSWIESALRNGGFANGSSIDVLLQLQSPLGKNYFKAKSDFVKEPISPLGLKGMFKRLIKEDTPFLNWTPYGGMMARIPESEIPFPHRKGILFLILYQTNWPENDKRPSRHINWIRELYSYMAPYVSSNPRQAYVNYRDLDLGQNMNNAKVNSIEAKTWGAKYFKDNYNRLVKIKTKVDPENFFRYEQSIPPMV; via the exons ATGGGAATTTCAAAGCCACTCCCTACAATTTCTTGTATATCATTTTTAgtcttatatttttcattatattgCATAACAccaatctcttcttcatcagccTCCCTGCTGCAAGATGAATTCATCAGCTGTGTCAAAACAAACACGCATGTTGATTTCCCACTCGAGACAACACTCTTTGCTCCCGCGAAAAACGTCTCTATGTTTGACCAAGTTCTTGAATCGACGGCTCAGAATCTTCGGTTCTTGGCAAAATCTATGCCTAAACCGGGGTTCATATTCAGGCCGATTCATGAGTCTCAAGTTCAAGCTTCCATCATTTGCTCCAAGAAACTAGGGATTCATTTTCGTGTTCGAAGCGGTGGTCATGACTTCGAGGCCATGTCTTTTGTTTCACGGATCGAAACACCGTTTATATTGATAGATTTTTCGAAACTGAGACAAATCGATGTTGATATTGAAGACAATAGTACTTGGGTTCAAGCTGGTGCTACGCTTGGAGAGCTTTACTACAG AATTGCAGAGAAGAGCAAGGTCCATGGATTTCCCGCGGGTTTGTGCACGAGCGTAGGCATAGGTGGGTATATGACAGGCGGTGGATACGGTTCCTTGATGAGGAAGTATGGTCTTGCGGGAGACAATGTTCTAGACGTGAAGATGGTTGATGCTAATGGTAAATTACTCAACAGAACCTCGATGGGTGAGGATCTCTTTTGGGCACTTAGAGGAGGCGGTGGAGCTAGTTTCGGTATAGTTCTAGCATGGAAGATCAAGCTAGTTCCTGTTCCTGAGACCCTAACCATGTTCACCGTTACCAAAACGCCAAAACAAGACCCAGGGATGAAGATCATTTCAAAGTGGCAAAGAATCGCATCCAAGGTTATGGAAGAGCTACACATCCGAGTTGAATTCACTGCCGTTGGAAACAAAGGAAACAGGACTGTGATGATGTCCTACAAAGGTCAGTTTCTTGGCGAGAAAGTCACCTTGATGAAGGTTATGAATAAGGTCTTTCCAGAACTAGGGTTGACTGATCTGGATTGTACCGAAATGAGCTGGATTGAGTCCGCTCTTCGCAATGGTGGATTTGCAAATG GTTCTTCTATTGATGTTTTGCTTCAGCTCCAGTCTCCTTTAGGGAAAAATTACTTCAAAGCCAAGTCTGATTTCGTTAAAGAACCTATCTCTCCTTTAGGACTTAAAGGAATGTTTAAAAGATTGATTAAAGAAGACACACCGTTTCTGAATTGGACTCCTTACGGTGGTATGATGGCGAGAATCCCTGAATCTGAGATCCCATTTCCGCATAGAAAAGGAATCCTCTTTTTGATTCTCTATCAAACGAACTGGCCAGAGAATGACAAGAGACCGAGTAGACACATCAACTGGATCAGAGAGTTGTACAGTTACATGGCGCCTTATGTCTCAAGTAATCCAAGACAAGCATATGTGAACTACAGAGATCTAGACCTGGGACAGAACATGAACAACGCAAAGGTTAACTCTATAGAAGCTAAAACCTGGGGAGCTAAGTACTTCAAAGACAATTACAACAGACTGGTGAAGATTAAAACAAAGGTTGATCCAGAGAACTTCTTCAGATATGAGCAGAGCATTCCACCTATGGTGTAG
- the LOC104725003 gene encoding berberine bridge enzyme-like 4 isoform X2, which translates to MGISKPLPTISCISFLVLYFSLYCITPISSSSASLLQDEFISCVKTNTHVDFPLETTLFAPAKNVSMFDQVLESTAQNLRFLAKSMPKPGFIFRPIHESQVQASIICSKKLGIHFRVRSGGHDFEAMSFVSRIETPFILIDFSKLRQIDVDIEDNSTWVQAGATLGELYYRIAEKSKVHGFPAGLCTSVGIGGYMTGGGYGSLMRKYGLAGDNVLDVKMVDANGKLLNRTSMGEDLFWALRGGGGASFGIVLAWKIKLVPVPETLTMFTVTKTPKQDPGMKIISKWQRIASKVMEELHIRVEFTAVGNKGNRTVMMSYKGQFLGEKVTLMKVMNKVFPELGLTDLDCTEMSWIESALRNGGFANGSSIDVLLQLQSPFPLGKNYFKAKSDFVKEPISPLGLKGMFKRLIKEDTPFLNWTPYGGMMARIPESEIPFPHRKGILFLILYQTNWPENDKRPSRHINWIRELYSYMAPYVSSNPRQAYVNYRDLDLGQNMNNAKVNSIEAKTWGAKYFKDNYNRLVKIKTKVDPENFFRYEQSIPPMV; encoded by the exons ATGGGAATTTCAAAGCCACTCCCTACAATTTCTTGTATATCATTTTTAgtcttatatttttcattatattgCATAACAccaatctcttcttcatcagccTCCCTGCTGCAAGATGAATTCATCAGCTGTGTCAAAACAAACACGCATGTTGATTTCCCACTCGAGACAACACTCTTTGCTCCCGCGAAAAACGTCTCTATGTTTGACCAAGTTCTTGAATCGACGGCTCAGAATCTTCGGTTCTTGGCAAAATCTATGCCTAAACCGGGGTTCATATTCAGGCCGATTCATGAGTCTCAAGTTCAAGCTTCCATCATTTGCTCCAAGAAACTAGGGATTCATTTTCGTGTTCGAAGCGGTGGTCATGACTTCGAGGCCATGTCTTTTGTTTCACGGATCGAAACACCGTTTATATTGATAGATTTTTCGAAACTGAGACAAATCGATGTTGATATTGAAGACAATAGTACTTGGGTTCAAGCTGGTGCTACGCTTGGAGAGCTTTACTACAG AATTGCAGAGAAGAGCAAGGTCCATGGATTTCCCGCGGGTTTGTGCACGAGCGTAGGCATAGGTGGGTATATGACAGGCGGTGGATACGGTTCCTTGATGAGGAAGTATGGTCTTGCGGGAGACAATGTTCTAGACGTGAAGATGGTTGATGCTAATGGTAAATTACTCAACAGAACCTCGATGGGTGAGGATCTCTTTTGGGCACTTAGAGGAGGCGGTGGAGCTAGTTTCGGTATAGTTCTAGCATGGAAGATCAAGCTAGTTCCTGTTCCTGAGACCCTAACCATGTTCACCGTTACCAAAACGCCAAAACAAGACCCAGGGATGAAGATCATTTCAAAGTGGCAAAGAATCGCATCCAAGGTTATGGAAGAGCTACACATCCGAGTTGAATTCACTGCCGTTGGAAACAAAGGAAACAGGACTGTGATGATGTCCTACAAAGGTCAGTTTCTTGGCGAGAAAGTCACCTTGATGAAGGTTATGAATAAGGTCTTTCCAGAACTAGGGTTGACTGATCTGGATTGTACCGAAATGAGCTGGATTGAGTCCGCTCTTCGCAATGGTGGATTTGCAAATGGTTCTTCTATTGATGTTTTGCTTCAGCTCCAGTCTCCTTT TCCTTTAGGGAAAAATTACTTCAAAGCCAAGTCTGATTTCGTTAAAGAACCTATCTCTCCTTTAGGACTTAAAGGAATGTTTAAAAGATTGATTAAAGAAGACACACCGTTTCTGAATTGGACTCCTTACGGTGGTATGATGGCGAGAATCCCTGAATCTGAGATCCCATTTCCGCATAGAAAAGGAATCCTCTTTTTGATTCTCTATCAAACGAACTGGCCAGAGAATGACAAGAGACCGAGTAGACACATCAACTGGATCAGAGAGTTGTACAGTTACATGGCGCCTTATGTCTCAAGTAATCCAAGACAAGCATATGTGAACTACAGAGATCTAGACCTGGGACAGAACATGAACAACGCAAAGGTTAACTCTATAGAAGCTAAAACCTGGGGAGCTAAGTACTTCAAAGACAATTACAACAGACTGGTGAAGATTAAAACAAAGGTTGATCCAGAGAACTTCTTCAGATATGAGCAGAGCATTCCACCTATGGTGTAG